The genomic window GCAGCAAAAACTGGTATCAATCCAGCCTTGCTATTAGGCGCTTTGCTTGGTGGGGCAATGTTTGGTAACAACATGTCGATCATTGCTGATACTGGGATCGCTATTACTAGAATCCTGGATATTCCAATCAAAGAAAAATTCAAGTTGAACCTTAGAACTACTGGTTTAGCAGTAATTGGGACTGTTATCTTGTACTTCTTCTTTGGTAACACGGGAGCTACTACTATCACTGATATTGGTGGCTACAACTTGATCAAGATTCTACCTTACATTGCTGTGTTGGTAGTATCGCTGATGGGTGTTAACGTCTTTGTCGTCTTAACGATGGGGATCATTTTAGCCGGTGGTATCGGTATTTATTACGGAAGCTTTGATATCTTAGGCTTTACCGGCAGTATTCAAACCGGTTTTCTAAATATGTTTGATGTTCTTATTTTTTCGTTATTAATTGGTGGTTTAGCTGCTATGGTCAAAGACGCTGGCGGTATTGAATGGCTCAACCAAAAGCTTCGTAAGATCATTGTCGGTCAAAAATCTGCTAAGTTCGTTGCCATGCTATTGCCCGGTGCCGTTGACGCTTCATTAGCTAACGATACAGTAACCTGTGTTGTTACTGGCCCAATCATTAAAGAGATTTCTGACGACTATCACATCGACCGTCGAAAGAGTGGTTCTTTGATGCATACGACCGTCTGCGTTCTGCAAAGCATCTTGCCTTATGGAGCCCAGATCTTATTAGCAACTAGTCTTACAGGTGGAAAAGTTTCGCCGATTGCAATCATCCCATATCTCTGGTATGGCTTCTTAGCACTTGGAATCTCAATTTTGACTATCTTCATTCCATTTGACGAACGAAAAAAGGACCGTGTCAAAGATCCAGCCGTCAAATCCGACGTCAAAACCGAATTACAAGCCAATTAACAAAAAATTTTTTTCGATTAAATTTTCAGAATTATTTATTAACAATTAACTAACTTTCAGGGGAGAATTCAAAATGTCTAATACTTATTATGAAAACGCCAAAGAATTTGGTGAAAAATATTTAAAACCTTACGCTGCTGACATCGACGAAAAAGGTCGTTTTCCTAGCGAATCAATCAAAGAACTCCGCAAGAACGGCTACTTTGGACTAGTTATTCCTAAAGAATACGGCGGCCAAGGAAAAGGCGTTGAAGAGCACGCTCAAGTATGTACTGGACTTGCAGAAAGCTGTGCTTCA from Companilactobacillus sp. includes these protein-coding regions:
- a CDS encoding Na+/H+ antiporter NhaC family protein; translation: MKNKKSTWTSILPFLIFVGLYLFVGIFLTAIGNKKGFYAMPASISVIVGIIFAFLIYRGTIDEKFNSLIAGCGDNNIIIMCLIFLLAGAFGSVTEKIGGVESTVNLGLRLIPSQFIVPGMFLIACFVCLAIGTSMGTIATIGPICITLAAKTGINPALLLGALLGGAMFGNNMSIIADTGIAITRILDIPIKEKFKLNLRTTGLAVIGTVILYFFFGNTGATTITDIGGYNLIKILPYIAVLVVSLMGVNVFVVLTMGIILAGGIGIYYGSFDILGFTGSIQTGFLNMFDVLIFSLLIGGLAAMVKDAGGIEWLNQKLRKIIVGQKSAKFVAMLLPGAVDASLANDTVTCVVTGPIIKEISDDYHIDRRKSGSLMHTTVCVLQSILPYGAQILLATSLTGGKVSPIAIIPYLWYGFLALGISILTIFIPFDERKKDRVKDPAVKSDVKTELQAN